The window CATCTCCGCATGAAACATCTCCATCCTCCCATCTTCCTAGATTTTCCTGAAAAGTAGCGAGCCTTGTTTTTGCAAACTCTGACTTACTCCCAATTCTAATCACATCCTCTAGTGTTTTTATGGTGTCGTTCTTCACATATTTCACCAAAAAATCCTCTAAATCCTCTTTGAAAGTAGCGCACCATTGATCTTTTCTCAATTCTTCAAAGTTAGGGACTTCAACATCATCGATGATATCTGCTCCCAATCTCTGCATATCGACAAGCGCCATATCAAAAATCTTCTTGATCTCAGGGTCAACATTTCTCTCGCTTAGCGTTCTAAAAACCCCAATCCGAGTTCCTTTTAGCCCATCTGCATCTAAGAATTGAAGGTAATTGTCTGGAGTTTTCCCTTCAGAATATCGCGTAATCGGATCTTCAGCATCTATCCCCACTATTACTTCCAAAATTCTCGTCGCATCTTCTACCGTCCTACCCATTGGGCCGACCACATCATTTCTCAAATACAATGGCACAATGGCAGACCTGCTTACCAATACTAGCGTAGTCCTAAAACCCACCAAAGCATTATGCGAAGATGGTCCTCGAATGGAATTTCCGGTGTCTGTACCCAAACCAATTGTGGCGAAATTAGAGGCAACCGCAGCAGCTGTCCCTCCACTCGAACCAGCAGGAACATGATCTAAATTATATGGATTTCTTGTAGTTCCCACAGTAGAGCTTTCGGTATGCATAGCACTAAAAGCCCATTCAGCCATATTTGATTTGGCAAGAATAATTGCACCAGCATCTACTATCTTCTGAATAATAAATGCATCTTCCTCAGGAATAAAGTCTTTCAAAGCCAATGCGCCAGCTGAAGTCGGCAAACCTTTGGTATTGATGTTGTCTTTGACAATGATCGGAATCCCATGTAATGGTCTCAATTTCCCGATTTTAGCGAATTCCTTGTCAAGTGCTTTTGCAATCGAGACAGCTTCAGGATTAATAATTGAAATCGAATTGATCTCGGCATCGAACTGCTCGATTCGTGAGATATAAGCTTTGACAAGTTCCTCACTGCTATATTCCTGTGCTTTATAAGCAGCGAGAATTTCAGAAATAGTCAATTCATGCAAATCAATTTCTTTTCCCTTTTTTTCTTGACAAGAGACAAGAACTGAAAGCATCACAATAACACTCAAAAATAACCTTAGTAAAACCATATTTTTTGGAGGAATGAATAATCAAGCGTTAAATTAATATTTAGATATGAATGCCCTACTTATTTTGAAGGAAATTTAAATTTCTGGTACATCTTAAATAATTGCAGTCCAGATTTTGACATTGGATAAAAGCACTATTATGAGTACATTCAGCTATTATTTTGAATACCCAGTCAATTTTAAACACCACCAATAATCCTTATGAAAAAATCATCGATTCTACTCCTAGTCGTTGCCATTTTCTTTCTGCAATGCACTTCTTCTCCGCAAAATGAAACCATTCAAACAAACTCCTATCTTGATTTTTCTGAAAGAGAAGATCAGTATGAAGGAGGAATAAAAATGATTCCAATCACCACTCCAAAAGGCGAATTCAAAGTTTGGACGAAGCGAGTAGGAAATAATCCAAAAATGAAGGTGCTTTTACTTCATGGAGGACCAGGAATGACACATGAATTGTACTCATGTTTTGATGGGTACTTTCCGGCTGAAGGCATAGAATATATCTATTATGATCAACTTGGATCTTACTATTCTGATCAGCCTGAAGATCAGGAATTATGGACCATCGATAGATTTGTAGATGAAGTGGAGCAAGTGAGGGTCGCTTTGGGACTTGATAAAGATAATTTCTATCTTTTTGGACAATCTTGGGGCGGAATGCTCGCTATGGAGTATGCTTTGAAACACCAAGATAAGTTAAAAGGGCTAATTATTTCCAACATGATGTCCAGTTTGGATGACTATGAAAAGTATGCGAAAGAAGTACTCGGACCACAAATGCCGGAAGAGGTATTTCAGGAAATAATGAAGATTGAAGAAGAGGGAGATTTTGGAAATCCTCGCTATGAAGAGTTGCTGATGGAGCATCATTATCAATACCACGTTCTTCGCAAACCACTTGCAGAATGGCCTGAAGCGATTTTAAGAACATTGAAACATGTCAATCCAAATGTTTATGTTTTTATGCAAGGCTATTCAGAGTTTGGCATAACTTCTGGAGCAACGTTAAAAGGTTGGGATAGAAAAGATGATTTGAAAAAGATCGAAGTTCCAACCTTGGTCATCGGCGCAGGTCACGACACCATGGATCCAAAACATATGGAGTGGATGTCCACAGAAGTTAAAAACGGTCAATATTTATTCTGCCCAGATGGAAGTCACCTTTCCCAATACGATGATCAAAAAGTATTCTTTGATGGATTGATTAAATTCATCAAAGAAGTAGATCAAAACCTAACTAACTAACAGATTATGAACATTTTAAAATCCAGCATTCTCCTATTTTTATTCTCACTTACTTTTTCTTTATCAGCTCAGGATACTCGGTATTTTGAGATGAGAACTTATACTGCCCACGAGGGCAAAAGGTCAGATTTGATCAGTAGATTTGAAAATCATACTTTAGATCTTTTTGAAAAAAACGGCATAGAAAATATTGCTTATTTTATTCCTACAGACCCTACAGATTATACTTTGACTTTTATTTTGGCTTATCCAGATGAAAAATCAAGGGATGAATTGTGGAACAAGTTTATCAATGATTCCGAATGGAAAGAAGTAGCCAAAGCCTCTGAAGCTAATGGGAAATTGGTCGCCAATGTGGATCAAATTTTTATGAAAATCGCTGGCGATTTGAGTCCGGTGGTGAGCAAACTCAATTCAAAAAAGAAAATATTTGAACTTAGAACATATCATCTTCATCCAGGAAAAGTAGAAGCGATCAACGCAAGATTCAGAGACTATACCCGAGAGTTATTTTCAAGATATGACATGACCAATGTGATGTATTGGTATACCGTTGAAAAAGATGGTTCTCAGCCAAAGTTAGTTTATCTACTAGCCCATAAGAACGAGAAAAGAGCACAGTATGCTTTCTCTAGATTTGCTGAAGATGCAGATTGGAACAAGATTCGAGATGCTTCAGAAATGGATGGCCCAATTGTCAAAAAGGTTGATTCGAAATATCTTAAAGCGCTTTCATTTTCACCAATGAAGTGATTTATTTTAATCATTAATATTAGAAAAATATTGAAGCACTAAAGTTATTATTAAGCTTCTGCAGCATCTATGAATTGATTGATTTTATTAATGTAAAATGTCCCCCATTCACCGTCTCCAAAATTGAATCCGGAGAGTCGGTCACCTTCAAAATTAACAATTTCACAAATTCCAGATATCCTATTTCTTTTGAAATTCAAAGCATCTTCAAATGGAGTGATATTATCTTTACTAGCCGAAAAAATCAAAATTGGCACACTTAAATCATTTAAACACTTTAAATAATCAGTACTATTTTTAGGTAAAGAAATATTTAATTCCTTATCCTTAAATATCCTTTCAACTATTAACTCTGTATTTGTAATAAAGCCCTCAGTAACTAAAAAATCAACTTTTCCTTTCAAAGATGTCATAGCCTTCACCGCTATTATCGTACCCATAGACATCCCCCAAATTCCTATATTCTTATCAGGAAAATTTTGTTTAGTAAATTCACCTATCGATATTAAGTCAGTTACAAACTCATCGTAATAGAGCATATTTCTCTCAATATCAAAATCAGAACTTTTTCCAAAGCCACGGTAATCAAATGTAACAACTGTAAATCCTTGACTAGATAAAATAGCAGATTGATAAACGAAATAGGACATATTTCCTGCATCGGGGTAAGCTAAAATTAAAAGCCTACCATTATCTGTTGATTCATTGGCTGAGTATATCCAAGCTTTGATATCAAACCCATCTGGAGTTTGCACTGACACTGATTCAAATTTTAAACCAAGAGAATCTGGAGTTCGAATGTACTCTCTATCTGGATTTATAGCAAAAACAGAAGTAATACTAGAAATTAAAATTAACAGACACAGTATCGATTTAGATAATTTCATGTTCTTTTTATTTAATCAATCTCCGTCAGGATCATCTTTCTTCAGATATACCTGATTTCCACATTCGATTCTATCAACTTCTATTGAAGTACCATCTTGGCTTTTGGAAAAATACTTGTAAGTCCCATCCTCTTCAGGTTCTAAAGCTCTGGAAATAGACCACAATTTGGAGGAGCCATCTTCTTCTAATACTCTATAAGTAAAAACACCTGTTTTTTTATTTCGTCTTAAATCTTGATCGATCACATAGGAGGCTTGCATACCAGAGTCATCTATTTCAGATAAATAGACTATACATGGACCATCTATTTCTTCAAATTCTTGAAGAAAACTACACCCATTGAAAGTCAACAAAAGCCCAATCAATACTAAAAATCTACTCATACAGAATCTGCTCATTTCAACTCAAAAATAGAAAAATGACTTGAATATCAAGCATATAATTGAAAAACTATTTCTTATAGCAAGAAAAAAAGAGGCTGCCCCTGTTTAAGGGACCGCCTCTTTTTATTCATTAATAAAATATTTTATGGCTCCAATGCTGCAACACCAGGAAGAACTTTTCCTTCCATATGTTCCAGAAGTGCTCCACCGCCTGTGGAGACATAAGATACTTTATCTGTGAAACCAAACTTATTCACCGCGGCAGCAGAATCACCTCCGCCAATCAGGGAAAAAGCACCGTCTTCAGTAGCTTCTGCCACTGCTTCCGCGATAGCAACTGTTCCATGAACAAAGCTGCTCATTTCAAAAACACCCATTGGTCCATTCCAAAGAACAGTTTTTGAGTTCTTGATTACATCAGCAAATAATTTTCTCGTCTCAGGCCCGATATCTAAACCCATCCAGCCATCTGGAATTTCCCCACTCTGAGCCATTCCCTGCTCTGCATCATTTGCAAAAGCTTTGGAAATCACAGTATCAACTGGCAAAATCAAATTCACTCCTTTGGATTTAGCTTTTTCCATCAACTCCAATACATAATCTAATTTATCCATTTCACATAAGGAGTCTCCAATCGAACCCCCTTGGGCTTTGGCAAAAGTATAAGACATTCCGCCACCAATGATCATATTGTCAACCTTATCCAACAACCTTTCTATAATCAAAATTTTATCAGTAATTTTAGCTCCACCCATGATTGCTGTATAAGGTCTTTCTGGATTTTCCATTACTTTGTCCGCATTTTCTAATTCAGACTGAAGCAAATATCCACTGACTTTAGTGTCAAAAAACTTGGCGATCACAGCTGTAGAAGCGTGCGCTCTATGCGCTGTTCCAAATGCATCATTGACATAAACATCGCCTAAAGCTGCTAGTTTCTTAGCAAACTCGTCATCACCTTTTTCTTCTTCCTTGTAAAACCTAAGATTTTCTAACAATAAAATCTCCCCTGGCTTTAAGCTTTCAGCTAACTGCACAGCTTCTTGACCAATACAATCAGGAGCAAATTTGACTGATGTACCAGCAAGTTTTTGTAAGTCCATAACAATATGCTTCAAAGAGTACTTATCCGTTGGGCCATCTTTAGGTCTACCCAAGTGGGACATCAAAATTGCTGACCCTCCATCATTCAATATTTTCTTGATAGTAGGAATTGCTGCACTAATTCTTGTACCATCAGTTACGTTCAAGTGCTCATCTAAAGGGACATTAAAATCAACTCGAATTAGGGCCTTTTTGCCTGAAAAATCTAGGTTATCTACGTTTTTGATTCTTTTGTTCATGATTTATAGTGTTTATTAGGTTCAATTAATTCTTATTACTTTATTCACGTACGGCTGCTCTTTTGAGTCTATCATTTATCGCTCTTCCCAATCCTGTATCAGGCAAAAGCTCTGCTAAAATTACGGAAACATCCATGCTATCCAAAATCCTCATTGCTGCAAAAAGATTTTTAGCAGCTTCCAACAAATCTGAAGTTGGACTCAAAATGAAATTTTTGTCTCCAAGAATATTCTTGTAAGATTCATTAAAACTTAATACTGCAAACTGAACCCCTTTTTTTTTGTGTTCTTGAATTAGCTGATGCAAATTGCCAAGAATAAATGGTTTCGAAGGAGCATAATGACTTTTAAGCAAACCTGGCGCTTTGGGGTTACTTGAGGAATATGTCATTACTCGCACTTTCCCTACCACTTCTTCTATCTTTTTGACATCTAAACCTCCAAGTCTATAGACCGTCACTTGCCTATCTTCAAGTCCAACAATCGTACTTTCCAATCCCACTTCACATGGTCCGCCATCTAGGATATAGTCAATTTTTCCTCCAAGTTGATCATTCACATGGCTCGCTTGGGTTGGGCTGATGTACCCAAATGGATTTGCACTTGGCGCTGCTAAAGGAAAATCCAAAGCCGCCAAAAGATCTCCTGTCAGCGGATGAGAAGGAATTCTCACGGCTACAGTATCTAGTCCGCTTGTCACAAGATCGGGGACGATTGATTTCCTCGGAAGCAACAAAGTAAGAGGACCTGGCCAAAAAGCTTCAGCCAAAGGTTTCAATTCATCGGGAATTTCAATCACAAAATCTAAAACGCGAGCTGCTTCAGAAGTATGTAAAATTAGAGGATCGAAACTCGGTCTATTTTTCGTCTCAAAAATTTTGGCAACTGCATCCGCATTCAATGCATTTCCAGCAAGTCCATACACGGTTTCTGTAGGAATCCCAACCAGATCTCCAGCTTCTAAAATATGCTTAGCCTTCTCAATATCTTTTCCTATTTCAGCCATTATTCTTGACAGAAATCATCTATCCAAGTTTGTGCATCTGCATAACCCAAACTCAAAGCCATTTTAAGATTGGCACAACCCTCTTCTTTTTGGCTCAAAGCACTCATTTGTGTCACTCCCAAAAGGTAATAAGCTGCTGCATTTTCCGCATCCAAATTCACCGTGTTGATTAAGGATTGAATGCCACCAAGTGGGTCATTATTCCCCAATTGTGCTTTTGCTTTATTGAAATGAACGAGGCCTTGATTTGGATTTATTTGAAGTGCTTGATCAAAGTCAATTATGGCATCCTCGTAATCTTCTGTTGCAAGAAGTGCCAAGCCTCTATTGTAATAAATATCAGTTTGCTGTGGATCTAGTCCATTTGCATAATTATAGTCCCGAACGGCTTCTTTGAAGGCCTTTTTTTCCAAATAAGCATTCCCTCTATTAAAGAATGGTTTGTAAGATGTCGAGTCAATTCTGATGGAATTAGTAAAGGCGACAATGGCTTCATCGAATTTTCCTTGCTGAAAAAAGGCCACACCCCTTGCATTATGAGCTGAGGTATTTGATTCATTTTTTTCAATTACTCGATCAAAATACTCAACCGCCTTTGAAAAATCTCCTGATTCAAGGGATTTCACTCCTTCATCAAACAATTCTTGTTCTGATGCCCCACAGCCTGCCATCAATATGATCGTTAATATTCCTAGGAAAATATGCTTCACTTTTCTTTTCATTTAAGGAGCAAAGATAACAATTTATCCTGCTGAAGGGGTGCTTTTTTTCATTTTTGACACATACTCCTCAGGTACAGGCACAGGTTTCATTGTCTTCATATTTACAGACACCATGGTCACAGTAGCTGATGCAAAAACTATCTCCTCCCCTTGTCCTGTTTTCCCTAAAATTACTTGTTCCATTGTGAAAGAAGTATTACCAATTTTAGAAACTCTCACATAAGCTACAGGTAAGTCTAATGCATGAATTGGACTATAATAATCTAAATTCACATTCGCCACCACAGTTCCCACATCCATGATATTCCAATTACATATCTGAAAAAGATATTGTGCACGGGCATGTTCAAAGTAATTGAAATAAATCCCATTATTCACGTGCATATACCCATCAATATCTGAAAACCTAACTTGAAGAGGCACCGAAAAAGAAAAGGAAGCCTTAACCTCCTCAATCGAATATTTTTTCATATTAAAGGGCGTATTCTGATCGACTTGTTTTTTCCAACATTCGTAGAATTGATGGATTATATCCCACTAAATCTTCCACGGATTCGAAAGAAACCCAAGCCAAATCCTTACTTTCATTGCTGATAACTAGAGGTTCATTAATCTCAGCTTCTATCAGGTACCTTACATCATAATGAAAGTGCTCGGCAATATCTCCTTTTTGCGGAATAATATGTTTGTCAATATCAAAAATACCATTTCCAACAATTCTCAGTGACATCAAACCACTTTCTTCTCTTGCTTCCATCATCGCTACCTCTAAAAGATTCTCGACACCATCAGCATGTCCTCCCAACTGTAACCAACGATTGAGTTTTCTATGTAAAGTCAATAAAGTATGCGTTCTCCCTTTGTTCACAATCCAAGCCGAACCTGTAAAATGTCCCTCTAACCTTGATCTTAAAAAAGCCGAATCATCATGCGTTAAATCAATAAATTCATCGATAAAGCTTGCTTCTTCTTCAAATGGTGTTCTGTAATTCTCGAGACTTTGTCTCAGTAGTTTTCTATCCATCGGATATTAATTTTCAAATAAGTCATCAATAAATTGCTCAAAAGGTCTCGCTGTCTGATAAAGATGATCCGAATAAACTGTCACCAACACTTTCATAAAGCTCGGTTTTTCATTTATGCTAATCTTTTCAATACTTACATTTCCATATAGCTGATCGATCTTTTGAGAAAAATCAATGTTGCTCAAAGGTGGTTTAAAATATTGCTTCTCTGTAGTCTTGACATTATCATTGATTTCTTCAATTTTTCTGTCTAAACTGATTTTTTGATATCCCAAATCTAACATTCGCTGCCCAAAAGCAAAGAAAAGTTGTGAAAAACTTTTACTGTCAAAGGGACTTTCAAAAGTTATTGCAAATCCATTTGCATAAGGAGATTTTAAAATATGAACCTCAGGGCTTGCATTCATCCCTGATGTTTTGAAATGATAATTTTTTTGAACTAAGTTTATTAATATTTTACCCTCTCTAGACTCTTTCCAAGCCGAAGTAGACGCGATAGCCTCTTCTGATTGGATAAAATTCTCTTTATGCTTGACAGGGGTCTTTTTATTAGGGAAAAGTTTACCAAAAATATCATCTATAAATGAAGCCATTAGTTATTGAGTTTGTATGTACCGTCCGGTTCAGATACTATCTGACCTTCGTCTTCCATTCCCCTCAAAACATCAAGGGTCTGCTGATCATCACTAATTCCAGCATCTATGGGAAGTGACTGCAAAGAAAACGTCTTGCCTTCACTTAAAGTTTGAAGGATTTTTGATTTAAGTTGCTTCACTTTATTATCTGCTTTTTTTTTACGCTCCACGCATACATCACAAATCCCACAATAGTCATCACTTTCCTCCCCAAAATATTGCGAAATCTGATTAGCCCTACAAAGTACGGCATTCTGAATATAAGTCACCATAGATGCAGCTTTTGAGATCGAGTTATCTCTTCTTTCAGTAATTCTTTTGGCGTTTAAAGGTAATTTTCCTGCATCATGTCTCGGGGTTAGGAAAGTCACTTGGGGTTTTTCTTTTCGCTTATGATATGCCAAGACTCCAAATTGATCAAGCAATTCCAATTGCTTCACCAATTCTCCCTCAGGAAGATTTAGACTTTTCGCTAATTTTGGCTCTTGAATTTTAATATATTCCATAAATAATTCGCCTCCATAAGTTCTCAAGAGTGCCTTGATCAATGGGTCTAGCCTAGCATTAGCAATTTGGAATTCATATA is drawn from Belliella baltica DSM 15883 and contains these coding sequences:
- a CDS encoding amidase, which produces MVLLRLFLSVIVMLSVLVSCQEKKGKEIDLHELTISEILAAYKAQEYSSEELVKAYISRIEQFDAEINSISIINPEAVSIAKALDKEFAKIGKLRPLHGIPIIVKDNINTKGLPTSAGALALKDFIPEEDAFIIQKIVDAGAIILAKSNMAEWAFSAMHTESSTVGTTRNPYNLDHVPAGSSGGTAAAVASNFATIGLGTDTGNSIRGPSSHNALVGFRTTLVLVSRSAIVPLYLRNDVVGPMGRTVEDATRILEVIVGIDAEDPITRYSEGKTPDNYLQFLDADGLKGTRIGVFRTLSERNVDPEIKKIFDMALVDMQRLGADIIDDVEVPNFEELRKDQWCATFKEDLEDFLVKYVKNDTIKTLEDVIRIGSKSEFAKTRLATFQENLGRWEDGDVSCGDAFTDPKRIAFREAFENTMDSLNLSFMVYPTWNQKAARIEFFQEEYKGDNSQIIAPHTGMPAFTVPMGYTEGNLPVGIQLLGRMFDEPTLIKASFAYEQATQHRKSPNQDLKK
- a CDS encoding proline iminopeptidase-family hydrolase; protein product: MKKSSILLLVVAIFFLQCTSSPQNETIQTNSYLDFSEREDQYEGGIKMIPITTPKGEFKVWTKRVGNNPKMKVLLLHGGPGMTHELYSCFDGYFPAEGIEYIYYDQLGSYYSDQPEDQELWTIDRFVDEVEQVRVALGLDKDNFYLFGQSWGGMLAMEYALKHQDKLKGLIISNMMSSLDDYEKYAKEVLGPQMPEEVFQEIMKIEEEGDFGNPRYEELLMEHHYQYHVLRKPLAEWPEAILRTLKHVNPNVYVFMQGYSEFGITSGATLKGWDRKDDLKKIEVPTLVIGAGHDTMDPKHMEWMSTEVKNGQYLFCPDGSHLSQYDDQKVFFDGLIKFIKEVDQNLTN
- a CDS encoding NIPSNAP family protein; the protein is MNILKSSILLFLFSLTFSLSAQDTRYFEMRTYTAHEGKRSDLISRFENHTLDLFEKNGIENIAYFIPTDPTDYTLTFILAYPDEKSRDELWNKFINDSEWKEVAKASEANGKLVANVDQIFMKIAGDLSPVVSKLNSKKKIFELRTYHLHPGKVEAINARFRDYTRELFSRYDMTNVMYWYTVEKDGSQPKLVYLLAHKNEKRAQYAFSRFAEDADWNKIRDASEMDGPIVKKVDSKYLKALSFSPMK
- a CDS encoding alpha/beta hydrolase — protein: MKLSKSILCLLILISSITSVFAINPDREYIRTPDSLGLKFESVSVQTPDGFDIKAWIYSANESTDNGRLLILAYPDAGNMSYFVYQSAILSSQGFTVVTFDYRGFGKSSDFDIERNMLYYDEFVTDLISIGEFTKQNFPDKNIGIWGMSMGTIIAVKAMTSLKGKVDFLVTEGFITNTELIVERIFKDKELNISLPKNSTDYLKCLNDLSVPILIFSASKDNITPFEDALNFKRNRISGICEIVNFEGDRLSGFNFGDGEWGTFYINKINQFIDAAEA
- a CDS encoding phosphoglycerate kinase — translated: MNKRIKNVDNLDFSGKKALIRVDFNVPLDEHLNVTDGTRISAAIPTIKKILNDGGSAILMSHLGRPKDGPTDKYSLKHIVMDLQKLAGTSVKFAPDCIGQEAVQLAESLKPGEILLLENLRFYKEEEKGDDEFAKKLAALGDVYVNDAFGTAHRAHASTAVIAKFFDTKVSGYLLQSELENADKVMENPERPYTAIMGGAKITDKILIIERLLDKVDNMIIGGGMSYTFAKAQGGSIGDSLCEMDKLDYVLELMEKAKSKGVNLILPVDTVISKAFANDAEQGMAQSGEIPDGWMGLDIGPETRKLFADVIKNSKTVLWNGPMGVFEMSSFVHGTVAIAEAVAEATEDGAFSLIGGGDSAAAVNKFGFTDKVSYVSTGGGALLEHMEGKVLPGVAALEP
- a CDS encoding L-threonylcarbamoyladenylate synthase, coding for MAEIGKDIEKAKHILEAGDLVGIPTETVYGLAGNALNADAVAKIFETKNRPSFDPLILHTSEAARVLDFVIEIPDELKPLAEAFWPGPLTLLLPRKSIVPDLVTSGLDTVAVRIPSHPLTGDLLAALDFPLAAPSANPFGYISPTQASHVNDQLGGKIDYILDGGPCEVGLESTIVGLEDRQVTVYRLGGLDVKKIEEVVGKVRVMTYSSSNPKAPGLLKSHYAPSKPFILGNLHQLIQEHKKKGVQFAVLSFNESYKNILGDKNFILSPTSDLLEAAKNLFAAMRILDSMDVSVILAELLPDTGLGRAINDRLKRAAVRE
- a CDS encoding tetratricopeptide repeat protein, with the translated sequence MKHIFLGILTIILMAGCGASEQELFDEGVKSLESGDFSKAVEYFDRVIEKNESNTSAHNARGVAFFQQGKFDEAIVAFTNSIRIDSTSYKPFFNRGNAYLEKKAFKEAVRDYNYANGLDPQQTDIYYNRGLALLATEDYEDAIIDFDQALQINPNQGLVHFNKAKAQLGNNDPLGGIQSLINTVNLDAENAAAYYLLGVTQMSALSQKEEGCANLKMALSLGYADAQTWIDDFCQE
- a CDS encoding acyl-CoA thioesterase — encoded protein: MKKYSIEEVKASFSFSVPLQVRFSDIDGYMHVNNGIYFNYFEHARAQYLFQICNWNIMDVGTVVANVNLDYYSPIHALDLPVAYVRVSKIGNTSFTMEQVILGKTGQGEEIVFASATVTMVSVNMKTMKPVPVPEEYVSKMKKSTPSAG
- a CDS encoding NUDIX hydrolase, translated to MDRKLLRQSLENYRTPFEEEASFIDEFIDLTHDDSAFLRSRLEGHFTGSAWIVNKGRTHTLLTLHRKLNRWLQLGGHADGVENLLEVAMMEAREESGLMSLRIVGNGIFDIDKHIIPQKGDIAEHFHYDVRYLIEAEINEPLVISNESKDLAWVSFESVEDLVGYNPSILRMLEKTSRSEYAL